A section of the Oleomonas cavernae genome encodes:
- a CDS encoding TRAP transporter large permease has translation MSEAAIGILYGGATLVAFLSGLPIAFALGVVAIAFMAVFMPTASLDMVTQNVYEEMSSIILLTIPLFILKGAAIGKSKAGLDLYSALHAWMHKIPGGLAIANVFACAVFAAMAGSSPATCAAIGSAGIPEMRRRGYSGSFAAGVIAAGGTLGILLPPSVTMILFAVAAEQSLGRLFLAGIGPGLLLVSMFAVYAAWRFRREYAQAKKVYQGGGPASPLLAEDSYSLRDKMSALPRVLPFVVLLTGVMIALYGGFATPSETAGLGAILALVLIAIVYGAWRLKDLEPIFTATLKESTMLMLIVGMSLLYAYVMSYLHISQSAAQGIVAMELPRWGLLAVILVFVVVLGFFLPPVSIILMTAPIILPPLKAAGFDLVWFGVVMTIVMEMGLIHPPVGLNIFVIRNIAPDIPLRDVIWGTIPFVGLMLFATVLLCFVPGSPRGCLII, from the coding sequence ATGAGCGAAGCAGCCATCGGCATTCTCTATGGCGGCGCGACCCTCGTCGCCTTCCTCTCGGGCCTGCCCATCGCCTTTGCCCTGGGCGTCGTGGCGATCGCCTTCATGGCCGTTTTTATGCCCACGGCCTCGCTCGACATGGTGACGCAGAACGTCTACGAGGAAATGTCCTCGATCATCCTGCTGACCATCCCGCTGTTCATCCTCAAGGGGGCCGCGATCGGCAAGTCCAAGGCCGGCCTCGACCTCTATTCGGCCCTGCATGCCTGGATGCACAAGATCCCGGGCGGCCTTGCCATCGCCAATGTCTTTGCCTGCGCGGTCTTTGCCGCCATGGCCGGCTCGTCGCCCGCGACCTGCGCCGCCATCGGTTCCGCCGGCATCCCCGAGATGCGCCGGCGCGGCTATTCTGGCTCGTTTGCCGCGGGCGTGATCGCCGCCGGCGGCACCCTCGGCATCCTGCTGCCGCCCTCGGTCACCATGATCTTGTTCGCCGTGGCGGCCGAGCAGTCGCTGGGCCGGCTGTTCCTCGCGGGGATCGGGCCGGGCCTGTTGCTGGTCTCCATGTTCGCGGTCTATGCCGCCTGGCGCTTCCGCCGGGAATATGCCCAGGCGAAGAAGGTCTACCAGGGTGGCGGGCCGGCCTCGCCGCTGCTGGCCGAGGATAGCTACAGCCTGCGCGACAAGATGTCGGCCCTGCCGCGGGTGCTGCCCTTCGTGGTGCTGCTGACCGGCGTCATGATCGCGCTCTATGGCGGCTTTGCCACGCCGTCGGAAACCGCGGGCCTGGGCGCCATCCTGGCCCTGGTGCTGATCGCCATCGTCTATGGCGCCTGGCGGTTGAAGGACCTGGAGCCGATCTTCACGGCCACGCTCAAAGAGTCGACCATGCTGATGCTGATCGTCGGCATGTCGCTGCTCTATGCCTATGTCATGAGCTATCTGCACATCAGCCAGAGCGCCGCCCAGGGGATCGTGGCGATGGAATTGCCGCGCTGGGGCCTGCTGGCGGTGATCCTGGTCTTCGTCGTCGTCCTGGGCTTCTTCCTGCCGCCGGTGTCGATCATCCTGATGACCGCGCCGATCATCCTGCCGCCGCTGAAGGCCGCCGGCTTCGACCTGGTGTGGTTCGGCGTGGTCATGACCATCGTCATGGAGATGGGCTTGATCCACCCGCCCGTCGGCCTCAACATCTTCGTGATCAGGAACATCGCACCGGACATTCCCTTGCGCGACGTGATCTGGGGCACGATTCCCTTTGTCGGGCTGATGCTGTTCGCCACCGTGCTCTTGTGCTTCGTCCCGGGATCGCCACGTGGTTGCCTGATCATTT